A single region of the Dryobates pubescens isolate bDryPub1 chromosome 11, bDryPub1.pri, whole genome shotgun sequence genome encodes:
- the LOC128897543 gene encoding loricrin-like — protein sequence MLSFQEGPDSSHSSYSGNQGGSFYPGGSYGQGGSSAYDSSSESYGQGGSSVYGGAGSYGQVNTICPIYQKLTLLYWLSALGSIFQIHLSGEP from the exons ATGCTTTCCTTTCAGGAGGGCCCAGATTCTTCCCACAGCTCTTACTCTGGTAACCAG GGAGGGTCTTTCTATCCTGGTGGATCTTATGGACAG GGAGGCTCTTCTGCCTATGACAGCAGCAGTGAATCCTATGGCCAG GGTGGCTCTTCCGTGTACGGTGGTGCTGGGTCTTACGGCCAGGTAAATACTATTTGTCCCATATATCAAAAGTTAACTCTGCTCTATTGGTTATCTGCACTGGGTTCTATATTTCAAATACATTTAAGTGGAGAACCATGA